A window of Pirellula sp. SH-Sr6A contains these coding sequences:
- a CDS encoding FkbM family methyltransferase, which yields MLSSLTPCSNDEYQVDVLRSHPVRTILDIGAHVGSFTVLCHHYWPDSRIIAVEPHPESFELLVRNTAHIPRENLTLINAAVAPESGRCILSSPVSHSRVSEYVPKVWESIEPRHSDFGLQVDCISPKDLWKKLGDVGIDEIDLLKLDCEGAEYLIISEFAALGLMERIGWIRGEWHSRKDNLLLAGFLGQTHIFNIDPNHPHSVGMFVAHRA from the coding sequence GTGCTCAGTTCGCTAACGCCGTGTTCCAACGATGAATACCAAGTCGATGTGCTCCGATCCCATCCGGTACGAACCATCTTGGATATCGGTGCACATGTGGGTAGCTTCACCGTCCTGTGTCATCATTATTGGCCCGACTCTAGGATCATCGCCGTCGAGCCCCATCCAGAGAGTTTCGAACTCTTGGTTCGAAACACGGCGCATATCCCCAGAGAGAATCTGACTCTCATCAACGCCGCAGTCGCGCCCGAAAGCGGTCGCTGTATTCTCTCGTCCCCCGTTTCGCATAGTCGCGTGAGCGAGTACGTTCCCAAAGTCTGGGAATCTATTGAGCCGAGACATTCCGATTTCGGGTTGCAGGTTGATTGCATCTCGCCGAAAGATCTCTGGAAAAAGCTTGGCGATGTCGGCATCGACGAGATCGACCTACTCAAACTGGACTGCGAGGGAGCCGAGTACTTGATCATCTCCGAATTCGCAGCCTTAGGTCTCATGGAACGGATCGGATGGATCCGTGGCGAGTGGCACAGCCGCAAAGACAATCTCCTTCTTGCTGGCTTTCTGGGACAAACGCACATCTTCAACATCGATCCGAATCATCCGCACTCGGTCGGTATGTTCGTGGCACATCGCGCTTAG